A window from Deinococcus sp. Leaf326 encodes these proteins:
- a CDS encoding N-acetylglucosamine-6-phosphate deacetylase, producing MPRTDALSPPAPSTTLEGQVLTPEGTFRPGRLQFGTHVGTFEALDEAPDRWIVPGFIDSHVHGGGGGDTMDGPEGVRTLAREHARYGTTTLLPTTITQTWDRVLAALRGVREVMEAGGVPGGANLVGAHLEGPFISMGRLGAQPPHAVDPAPERVAEALATGVVRAVTLAPELPGALEAALAFAAAGVRVGVGHTLADADTVAAFLQAVRGAGGRVAATHLFNAMGGVEGRAPGPAGALMADPEAYLEIILDGHHVHDLAFLLARAAAPGRVVLVSDAMRAAGLGDGYSELGGQPVTVTGGRATLLNGSLAGSVLTLDAALRRAVAAGVPLAESARMLGAVPAASLGLRDRGELRPGLRADVIALSPDLTIERVYVGGQPIPLH from the coding sequence ATGCCCCGCACTGATGCGCTCTCCCCCCCGGCCCCTTCCACCACCCTCGAAGGGCAGGTCCTCACTCCGGAAGGCACCTTCCGGCCCGGCCGCCTGCAATTCGGCACCCACGTCGGGACTTTCGAGGCGCTGGACGAGGCCCCGGACCGCTGGATCGTCCCCGGCTTCATCGACTCGCACGTGCACGGCGGCGGTGGCGGCGACACGATGGACGGCCCCGAGGGGGTCCGGACCCTGGCCCGCGAGCATGCGCGCTACGGCACCACCACCCTGCTCCCCACGACCATCACGCAGACCTGGGACCGGGTCTTGGCGGCCCTGCGCGGCGTGCGCGAGGTCATGGAAGCGGGCGGCGTCCCCGGCGGGGCCAATCTCGTGGGCGCACACCTCGAAGGCCCCTTCATCAGCATGGGCCGCCTGGGTGCCCAGCCACCCCACGCCGTGGACCCGGCCCCGGAACGGGTGGCCGAGGCCCTCGCCACCGGAGTCGTGCGCGCCGTGACCCTGGCCCCCGAGCTGCCCGGCGCCCTGGAGGCTGCCCTGGCCTTCGCGGCGGCCGGAGTGCGGGTGGGTGTGGGCCACACCCTGGCGGACGCCGACACCGTAGCCGCCTTCCTGCAGGCCGTGCGCGGGGCCGGGGGCCGGGTGGCCGCCACCCACCTCTTCAACGCGATGGGCGGCGTCGAGGGCCGCGCGCCGGGGCCGGCCGGCGCCCTGATGGCCGACCCGGAGGCGTATCTGGAAATCATTCTGGACGGCCATCATGTTCATGACCTCGCCTTCCTGCTCGCCCGCGCGGCGGCGCCAGGGCGGGTGGTGCTCGTCTCGGACGCGATGCGCGCCGCCGGCCTGGGAGACGGGTACAGCGAACTGGGCGGCCAGCCGGTCACGGTGACCGGCGGACGCGCGACCCTTCTCAACGGCTCGCTGGCCGGCAGTGTGCTCACACTGGACGCGGCGCTGCGCCGCGCGGTGGCAGCAGGCGTCCCTCTGGCCGAGTCTGCGAGGATGCTTGGAGCAGTTCCCGCCGCGTCACTGGGGCTGCGAGACCGGGGTGAGCTGCGCCCCGGTCTGCGCGCCGATGTGATCGCTCTGAGCCCCGACCTGACTATCGAGAGAGTCTATGTGGGCGGCCAGCCCATCCCCCTGCACTGA
- a CDS encoding carbohydrate ABC transporter permease, whose translation MSAVTRPASRTQARTRRTASPRKVGRLVLRYVLLVGVLLFAVFPFLWTLAIALTDKTAGGSIYAFPASLFPRAVTLNNFMEVYRTFGLGKYIWNSVSITALTVVGTLIVSALAAYPLARFRFPGRELIFGVIVATLVLPGETTFIVNTLTLKKIGLLGTHLGVVLPTVAGAFGIFLMRQAFLAVPHALLEAARLDGAGEFTVLTRIMLPLTRPSQAALGIFTLVTTWNAYFWPMLVLSAAPDKLPLSVAVLKLKGQFNYDPFNIAAGALFMMVPVLLVFLAAQRLFMRGLEGAVK comes from the coding sequence ATGAGCGCCGTCACCCGCCCCGCGTCGCGTACCCAGGCCCGCACGCGCCGCACTGCCTCGCCGCGTAAGGTAGGGCGGCTGGTGCTGCGCTACGTGCTGTTGGTGGGCGTGTTGCTGTTCGCCGTGTTTCCCTTCCTGTGGACCCTCGCCATCGCCCTGACCGACAAGACGGCGGGCGGCAGCATCTACGCCTTTCCGGCCAGCCTGTTCCCGCGCGCGGTCACGCTGAACAACTTCATGGAGGTGTACCGCACCTTCGGTCTGGGCAAATACATCTGGAACAGCGTCTCGATCACGGCCCTCACGGTGGTGGGCACGCTGATCGTCTCGGCGCTCGCGGCCTACCCGCTGGCCCGCTTCCGCTTTCCGGGTCGCGAATTGATTTTCGGCGTGATCGTGGCGACGCTGGTGCTGCCGGGCGAGACCACCTTCATCGTGAACACCCTGACCCTGAAAAAGATAGGGCTGCTGGGGACCCACCTCGGCGTGGTCCTGCCGACCGTCGCCGGAGCCTTCGGGATCTTCCTGATGCGCCAGGCGTTTCTGGCTGTGCCGCACGCCCTGCTGGAGGCGGCGCGCCTCGATGGTGCGGGCGAGTTCACGGTCCTGACCCGCATCATGCTGCCCCTTACGCGGCCCTCGCAGGCGGCGCTGGGCATCTTCACGCTCGTCACGACCTGGAACGCCTACTTCTGGCCCATGCTCGTGCTCTCGGCCGCGCCCGACAAACTGCCGCTGTCGGTAGCGGTCCTCAAGCTCAAGGGGCAGTTCAACTACGACCCCTTCAACATCGCCGCCGGGGCTCTGTTCATGATGGTGCCCGTGCTGCTCGTGTTTCTGGCGGCCCAGAGGCTGTTCATGCGCGGCCTGGAAGGAGCGGTGAAGTGA
- a CDS encoding glycosyl hydrolase family 18 protein gives MSRSVLLTLALVLAACDGQSSPAAQAGTPVAASLGAQAVSGPTVTFEATSQWDTGFSGRITLSNPGTAAIQGWTLKFKFNGNAAAGSSVWGAGGAISKDSSGLYTVTPNTWGGATIPAGGSVVVNYDGSGTLSGVSTCTINGSACSGTTTPPTGGDTTAPTVSLSASPATVTVAGNVGLSASASDNVGVSRVEFYQGTRLLGTDTGAPYTWSDAVTASDNGSRAYSAKAYDAAGNAATAAASVTVSIGGTTPPPSTSGFKRVAYFSQWGIYGRNYQVKNIDTSGTAAGLTHINYAFGNVYNEGGTYRCNIVTRAESGNGDGGDGFADYGKSFDAATSVDGVADVWSQPLKGNFNQLKKLKVKYPGLKVLISLGGWTWSRNFSAAASTDASRKALVASCLDVYIRGNLPVSDGAGGTGAAAGVFDGIDIDWEYPGGGGLPTNGVSAQDKQNFTLLLQEFRRQLDALRSGYLLTIAAPGGADKIANQDPAGYRSAVDWVNIMTYDFRGAWDATGPTNFHSNLYPSPQDPGTGVTKNYSVDTAVTAFLNAGMPASKLVVGIPFYGRGWKGVPAANNGLYQSATGAASGTYEAGYEDFKVLKNAPGTVYRDATTKQMWKYDGSNFWSYDDPEVIATKMAYIKQKGLGGAMAWALDGDDAQGTLAKAIVTGLK, from the coding sequence ATGTCCCGTTCAGTTCTGCTCACCCTCGCCCTGGTGCTGGCCGCCTGCGACGGGCAGTCGTCCCCCGCGGCGCAGGCCGGCACGCCGGTCGCCGCGTCCCTGGGGGCGCAGGCGGTAAGCGGTCCCACCGTCACCTTCGAGGCCACCAGCCAGTGGGACACCGGCTTTTCCGGCCGGATTACCCTGAGCAACCCCGGCACGGCGGCGATCCAGGGCTGGACGCTGAAGTTCAAGTTCAACGGCAATGCCGCGGCAGGTAGCAGCGTCTGGGGCGCGGGCGGCGCGATCAGCAAGGACAGCAGCGGCCTCTACACCGTCACCCCCAACACCTGGGGCGGCGCGACCATTCCGGCGGGCGGCAGCGTCGTCGTCAACTACGACGGCTCCGGCACCCTGAGCGGCGTGAGCACCTGTACCATCAACGGCTCGGCGTGCAGTGGCACCACCACGCCCCCCACCGGCGGCGATACGACGGCCCCCACGGTCAGTCTGAGTGCCAGCCCAGCGACTGTGACGGTGGCGGGCAACGTGGGCCTGAGCGCCTCGGCCAGCGACAACGTGGGTGTGAGCAGGGTGGAGTTCTACCAGGGCACGCGCCTGCTGGGCACCGACACGGGGGCGCCGTACACCTGGAGCGACGCTGTGACCGCCAGCGACAACGGCAGCCGGGCCTACTCGGCCAAGGCCTACGATGCGGCGGGCAACGCGGCGACGGCGGCGGCCAGCGTCACCGTCAGCATCGGCGGCACCACCCCACCCCCCAGCACCTCGGGCTTCAAACGGGTGGCGTATTTCTCGCAGTGGGGCATCTACGGACGCAACTATCAGGTCAAGAATATCGACACGAGCGGCACGGCAGCTGGCCTCACCCACATCAACTACGCCTTCGGCAACGTGTACAACGAGGGAGGTACCTACCGCTGCAACATCGTGACCCGCGCCGAGAGCGGCAACGGTGACGGCGGTGACGGCTTTGCCGACTACGGCAAGTCCTTCGACGCGGCGACCAGCGTGGACGGCGTGGCCGACGTATGGAGCCAACCCCTGAAGGGCAATTTCAATCAGCTCAAGAAGCTCAAGGTCAAGTATCCGGGCCTCAAGGTCCTGATCTCGCTGGGTGGCTGGACCTGGAGCCGGAATTTCAGCGCGGCGGCCAGTACCGACGCCTCGCGCAAGGCCCTGGTGGCGTCGTGCCTCGATGTGTATATCCGGGGCAACCTGCCGGTCAGCGACGGTGCGGGCGGGACCGGCGCGGCGGCGGGTGTCTTCGACGGCATTGACATCGACTGGGAATATCCGGGCGGCGGCGGCCTGCCGACCAACGGCGTGAGCGCGCAGGACAAGCAGAACTTCACGCTGCTCCTTCAGGAATTCAGGCGCCAGCTCGACGCCCTGCGGTCCGGTTACCTTCTCACGATTGCTGCGCCGGGCGGTGCCGACAAGATCGCCAACCAGGACCCGGCGGGGTACCGGTCGGCGGTGGACTGGGTCAACATCATGACCTACGACTTCCGGGGCGCCTGGGACGCGACCGGGCCGACCAACTTCCACTCGAACCTGTACCCCAGCCCGCAGGACCCTGGTACGGGCGTGACAAAGAACTACTCGGTCGATACCGCCGTGACCGCCTTCCTGAACGCCGGCATGCCCGCGAGCAAGCTGGTGGTCGGCATTCCCTTCTACGGGCGCGGCTGGAAGGGTGTGCCGGCAGCCAACAACGGCCTCTACCAGTCGGCGACCGGCGCGGCCAGCGGCACCTACGAGGCCGGCTACGAGGACTTCAAGGTGCTCAAGAACGCTCCCGGCACCGTGTACCGCGACGCGACCACCAAGCAGATGTGGAAGTACGACGGCAGCAATTTCTGGAGCTACGATGACCCCGAGGTCATCGCCACGAAGATGGCATATATCAAGCAGAAGGGCCTGGGCGGCGCGATGGCCTGGGCCCTCGACGGCGACGACGCGCAGGGCACGCTGGCGAAAGCGATTGTAACGGGCCTGAAGTAG
- a CDS encoding SDR family oxidoreductase produces the protein MRVFVTGASGFIGSAVIPELLAAGHEVVGLARSDTAAAALQGAGAQVQRGSLDDPDSLRAGAAASDGVIHLAFKHDFSDFAGALRSDQGAIAALGEVLAGTGGPLVIASGILGAAPGQVVTEQDVADPAVNPRAGSAAQTLALAGQGMRPSVVRLSPTVHDLGDPGFIRTLVEVARRQGASAYIGDGENRWPAVHRQDAARLFRLALEGAPAGAVLHGVAEEGLATRDIAQAIGRHLSLPVVSVAPENAAAHFGWIGRFFALDAPASNRWTRDTLNWQPTHRTLMEDLEHGDYFRP, from the coding sequence ATGCGCGTCTTCGTCACGGGTGCATCCGGATTCATCGGTTCCGCCGTCATCCCCGAACTTCTCGCCGCCGGGCATGAGGTCGTGGGCCTCGCCCGCTCAGACACGGCTGCCGCCGCGCTGCAAGGCGCTGGGGCACAGGTCCAGCGCGGCTCCCTGGACGACCCGGACAGCCTGCGTGCCGGGGCGGCCGCCTCCGACGGGGTCATTCACCTCGCGTTCAAGCACGATTTCTCGGACTTCGCGGGCGCGCTGCGCAGCGACCAGGGGGCCATCGCGGCGCTCGGTGAGGTCCTGGCGGGCACGGGAGGGCCACTGGTTATCGCCTCGGGCATCCTGGGGGCCGCACCGGGCCAGGTCGTGACCGAACAGGATGTGGCCGACCCGGCCGTCAACCCGCGCGCCGGGTCGGCCGCCCAGACCCTGGCACTGGCCGGGCAGGGGATGCGGCCCTCGGTGGTGCGGCTCTCGCCCACGGTCCATGACCTGGGCGATCCCGGATTCATCCGCACGCTGGTCGAGGTAGCGCGGCGTCAGGGGGCCTCAGCCTACATCGGGGATGGAGAGAACCGCTGGCCGGCGGTGCACCGCCAGGACGCCGCGCGGCTCTTCCGGCTGGCGTTGGAGGGGGCTCCGGCGGGCGCGGTGCTGCACGGCGTGGCTGAGGAAGGCCTCGCCACCCGCGACATCGCGCAGGCCATCGGCCGGCACCTGAGCCTGCCGGTGGTGTCGGTGGCGCCGGAAAACGCAGCGGCCCACTTCGGCTGGATCGGCCGTTTCTTCGCCCTGGACGCGCCCGCCTCCAACCGGTGGACCCGCGACACGCTGAACTGGCAGCCGACCCACCGCACCCTGATGGAGGACCTGGAACACGGCGACTATTTCCGGCCCTGA
- a CDS encoding sugar ABC transporter substrate-binding protein, with amino-acid sequence MTVTRPKAARLIILGLSLSLGTVMSTAAAQQKVELQFWTWYLSPKFDTYIKTTLAAFEKANPNITVKWFDKQDSMVQDFISSVNLGGAPDVINLNIDETAKAAQNGFLRDVSALTPRATLTATYYPQSLTNFTSGGKVYGYPWYGWLNEGVMLYNPDLFKKAGITAAPRRTSELLTMAKTIKDKTGAYAWVPALKDPNTASFLGYFYAEGLPIYDAGGKAVFNTAAHAALLQQYVTLYKGGYIPEDVVRREAFQVATELYAQNRVALIVGGPQALTRIKDTNPGLYAKTVVTSAPLGKAGVQTGGSMDLVVPTASKHPAEAAKLAAFMTSNASQIAFARVVPVVPTTRAAQSDALFKQTGSDPVARATALVGSSGRLINPGYKAPTNSDDLYKNLNDNIEAALLGRKTAQAALNDSVAYWNANMKK; translated from the coding sequence ATGACCGTGACCCGCCCGAAAGCCGCCCGCCTGATCATCCTCGGCCTGAGCCTCTCGCTGGGGACGGTCATGAGTACCGCCGCCGCGCAGCAGAAGGTCGAACTCCAGTTCTGGACGTGGTATCTCAGTCCCAAGTTCGACACGTACATCAAGACCACCCTCGCGGCCTTCGAGAAGGCGAACCCGAACATCACGGTCAAGTGGTTCGACAAGCAGGACAGCATGGTGCAGGACTTCATCTCCAGCGTGAACCTCGGCGGCGCCCCCGACGTGATCAACCTGAACATTGACGAGACGGCCAAGGCGGCTCAGAACGGCTTTCTGCGCGACGTGAGCGCCCTGACGCCGCGCGCCACCCTGACCGCCACCTACTATCCCCAGAGCCTGACCAACTTCACCTCGGGCGGCAAGGTGTACGGCTACCCCTGGTACGGCTGGCTCAACGAAGGCGTCATGCTCTACAACCCCGACCTGTTCAAGAAGGCCGGCATCACGGCCGCGCCGCGCCGCACGAGCGAGCTGCTGACGATGGCCAAGACCATCAAGGACAAGACCGGCGCCTACGCCTGGGTACCCGCCCTGAAGGACCCCAACACGGCGTCTTTCCTGGGCTACTTCTACGCCGAGGGCCTGCCCATCTACGACGCAGGCGGCAAGGCGGTCTTCAACACGGCGGCCCACGCGGCGCTGCTCCAGCAGTACGTGACGCTGTACAAGGGCGGCTACATCCCCGAAGACGTGGTGCGGCGCGAGGCTTTCCAGGTCGCCACCGAGCTCTACGCCCAGAACCGCGTGGCCCTCATCGTGGGCGGCCCGCAGGCCCTGACCCGCATCAAGGACACCAACCCGGGGCTGTACGCCAAGACGGTCGTGACGAGCGCGCCGCTGGGCAAGGCCGGGGTGCAGACCGGCGGCAGCATGGACCTCGTGGTGCCCACCGCCAGCAAGCACCCCGCCGAGGCAGCCAAGCTCGCGGCCTTCATGACCAGCAACGCCAGCCAGATCGCCTTTGCCAGGGTGGTGCCGGTCGTGCCCACCACCCGCGCCGCACAGAGCGACGCCCTGTTCAAGCAGACGGGCAGCGACCCGGTCGCCCGCGCCACGGCGCTCGTCGGCTCGTCGGGCCGCCTCATCAACCCCGGTTACAAGGCGCCCACCAACAGCGACGACCTCTACAAGAACCTGAACGACAACATCGAGGCGGCACTGCTGGGCCGCAAAACGGCGCAGGCCGCCCTGAACGACTCGGTGGCCTACTGGAACGCGAATATGAAGAAATGA
- a CDS encoding MurR/RpiR family transcriptional regulator, translating to MTTFSTSSPATSSPALPGGALGRIRLEADHLSPSLRRVADHVLQDADNVVHQNITELALSVGVGEATITRLCRKLNFAGFHAFKLALAADVMNRTPAPPPGGDSLAARAARLLHFTTQTLENTVQLLDAAAVERVATHLARAPRVVLAGQGNSGLLAQYFANRLMRLGITASVSTDPHITAVGISTLPGGGVVIGLSSSGSTIDTVQHLQLARNHGHYTVAVTHRASSPITRYASDVLFTAAQEDPLSDSVLDTLTSQALMLELLYAAILPKRPEAHTLLRVTAESVVDKKF from the coding sequence GTGACCACATTTTCCACCTCCTCCCCGGCCACCTCATCTCCGGCCCTGCCTGGAGGCGCGCTGGGCCGCATCCGGCTGGAGGCTGACCACCTCTCACCCAGCCTGCGCCGGGTGGCCGACCACGTCCTTCAGGACGCCGACAACGTGGTGCACCAGAACATCACCGAGCTGGCCCTGAGCGTGGGCGTGGGTGAGGCGACCATCACCCGCCTGTGCCGCAAGCTGAATTTCGCGGGCTTTCACGCCTTCAAGCTGGCGCTGGCCGCCGACGTGATGAACCGCACGCCCGCGCCGCCCCCCGGCGGCGACAGCCTGGCCGCCCGCGCCGCCCGGCTACTGCACTTCACGACCCAGACGCTGGAAAACACGGTGCAACTGCTCGACGCGGCGGCAGTCGAGCGCGTCGCCACCCACCTGGCCCGTGCGCCGCGCGTGGTGCTGGCCGGGCAGGGCAACAGCGGCCTGCTGGCGCAGTATTTCGCCAACCGGCTGATGCGGCTGGGCATCACGGCGTCCGTGTCGACCGATCCCCATATCACGGCCGTAGGCATCAGCACCCTGCCGGGCGGCGGCGTGGTCATCGGCCTGAGCAGCAGCGGCAGCACCATCGACACCGTGCAGCACCTGCAACTGGCGCGCAACCATGGCCACTACACGGTCGCCGTCACGCACCGGGCCAGCAGCCCGATCACCCGCTACGCCAGCGACGTGCTGTTCACGGCCGCGCAGGAAGACCCCCTGAGCGACAGTGTGCTCGACACCCTCACGAGCCAGGCCCTGATGCTCGAACTGCTGTATGCGGCCATCCTGCCCAAGCGTCCCGAAGCCCACACCCTGCTGCGCGTCACCGCCGAATCCGTCGTCGACAAGAAGTTCTGA
- a CDS encoding glycoside hydrolase family 3 N-terminal domain-containing protein translates to MSDLSPNRTLIVDLPGPDLTPDQGRFLRQHGFGGVCLFARNITAPERTVRLIRDLRDALGHDALVATDQEGGAVLRRLDVPLPPTPQALGVIGSEAAAHEAGAVAARGLIELGINWNFAPSLDVNSNPRNPVIGERSFSADPAEVARLGVAWALGSEAAGVMASVKHFPGHGDTAQDSHLTLPTVNKPRAELEATEWLPFRAAVQAGVGSVMTAHILYPALDPARPATLSPAALTGLLRQDWGYDGVVVTDATDMRAIADHYPRGSAAPAALAAGADAVLSCGHGSLALHAQNAAALAEALAAGTLSAERLAEAQARLARAALRFSGMPRPYPPAQHGADQQAVQDWAARSLRWQGTPPALDPAGPVLLVAPESAALGGPYGDFLGGAALAASLRGMFPHLQVALHGGHDSGAAEALLAQFPGTPVLLATTGRWGVSAAEARLAAGLRQSRRPALHLALWSPETVEALGLPAIVTHGFRPTNLRALGAALATLRLHAPH, encoded by the coding sequence GTGAGCGACCTCTCGCCCAACCGCACCCTGATCGTGGACCTGCCGGGGCCGGACCTCACGCCGGACCAGGGCCGTTTTCTCCGTCAGCACGGCTTCGGGGGCGTGTGCCTGTTCGCCCGCAACATCACGGCCCCGGAGCGCACCGTCCGCCTCATCCGCGACCTGCGGGACGCCTTGGGCCACGACGCCCTGGTGGCGACCGACCAGGAAGGGGGCGCGGTGCTGCGCCGCCTGGACGTGCCCCTGCCCCCCACCCCGCAGGCCCTGGGCGTGATCGGCTCCGAGGCCGCCGCCCACGAAGCCGGAGCGGTCGCCGCGCGCGGACTGATCGAGTTGGGCATCAACTGGAACTTCGCCCCCAGTCTGGACGTGAACAGCAACCCCCGTAACCCGGTCATCGGCGAGCGGTCCTTCAGTGCCGACCCCGCCGAGGTCGCCCGCCTGGGCGTGGCCTGGGCACTGGGCAGCGAGGCCGCCGGGGTCATGGCGTCGGTCAAGCACTTTCCGGGTCACGGCGATACAGCCCAGGACAGCCACCTGACCCTGCCCACGGTGAACAAGCCGCGTGCCGAACTGGAGGCGACCGAATGGCTGCCGTTTCGCGCCGCTGTGCAGGCTGGGGTGGGCAGCGTGATGACCGCCCACATCCTGTACCCGGCCCTGGACCCGGCGCGGCCCGCGACCCTCTCGCCCGCCGCTTTGACCGGGCTGCTGAGGCAGGACTGGGGTTACGACGGCGTGGTTGTGACCGACGCGACCGATATGCGGGCCATTGCCGACCATTACCCGCGCGGCTCGGCGGCTCCGGCGGCGTTGGCGGCCGGGGCCGACGCGGTCCTGAGTTGCGGGCACGGTTCGCTGGCCCTGCACGCTCAGAACGCCGCCGCCCTAGCCGAAGCCCTCGCGGCGGGCACCCTGAGCGCCGAACGGCTGGCCGAGGCGCAGGCCCGGCTGGCGCGCGCCGCCCTGCGCTTTTCCGGCATGCCGCGCCCGTATCCGCCCGCGCAGCACGGGGCCGACCAACAGGCCGTGCAGGACTGGGCCGCCCGCAGCCTGCGCTGGCAGGGCACGCCGCCCGCCCTGGACCCGGCGGGGCCGGTCCTCCTCGTGGCTCCCGAGTCGGCGGCCCTCGGGGGGCCCTACGGCGACTTCCTGGGCGGCGCGGCGCTGGCGGCCAGCCTGCGCGGCATGTTCCCCCACCTCCAGGTTGCGCTGCACGGCGGCCACGATTCCGGCGCTGCCGAGGCCCTGCTAGCCCAGTTTCCCGGCACGCCCGTCCTGCTGGCGACCACCGGCCGCTGGGGCGTCTCGGCCGCTGAGGCGCGGCTGGCGGCCGGTCTGCGGCAGAGTCGGCGCCCGGCGCTGCATCTGGCCCTGTGGTCCCCGGAGACGGTGGAAGCGCTGGGCCTCCCCGCCATCGTCACCCACGGCTTCCGGCCGACGAACCTGCGGGCTTTGGGGGCCGCGCTCGCTACGCTACGGCTCCATGCCCCGCACTGA
- a CDS encoding TetR/AcrR family transcriptional regulator — MARWTPDARSRLAKAALALYIEHGFEQTTVAEIAGRAGLTERTFFRHFADKREVLFGGSAVLEAGLVAAVAQVPDGRPLDMVVAALETAGTFFMDDRRAWAGQRQGVIEANTSLMERELIKLHALGGALAGALVRRGVPEPAATLGAQAGLVVFWQAFGRWCHADPPADWGATVRQVHRELGAVITENGPPDRKKGDRDERG; from the coding sequence ATGGCTCGCTGGACCCCCGATGCCCGCAGCCGTCTGGCCAAGGCCGCGCTGGCGCTGTATATCGAACACGGTTTCGAACAGACCACCGTCGCCGAGATCGCCGGGCGGGCGGGGCTGACCGAACGCACCTTCTTCCGGCACTTCGCGGACAAACGCGAGGTGCTGTTCGGTGGGTCGGCGGTGCTGGAGGCGGGTCTGGTCGCGGCGGTCGCCCAGGTGCCGGACGGCCGGCCCCTGGACATGGTGGTGGCCGCGCTGGAGACGGCCGGCACCTTTTTCATGGACGACCGACGCGCCTGGGCGGGCCAGCGTCAGGGGGTCATCGAGGCGAACACGTCCCTGATGGAGCGCGAGCTGATCAAGCTGCACGCTCTGGGAGGGGCGCTGGCCGGCGCGCTGGTCCGGCGCGGCGTCCCGGAGCCGGCGGCGACCCTGGGGGCCCAGGCCGGCCTCGTCGTGTTCTGGCAGGCCTTCGGGCGCTGGTGCCACGCGGACCCCCCAGCCGACTGGGGGGCGACCGTGCGGCAGGTCCACAGGGAGCTCGGGGCCGTAATCACGGAGAACGGCCCGCCGGACCGGAAGAAGGGAGACCGAGACGAACGGGGCTGA
- a CDS encoding carbohydrate ABC transporter permease: MRASWRDTLLSYAFLAPALVLLTLFTFYPLAYGSYLGFTEYGGARFAQGLAPKWVGLENFRTLLADPLFLTSLGNSLKYLLVVPALQLASLAVAVLVSRELPGMAFFRAAYYVPVVTSVSLAAVMWEWVFNREGTLNWALGALHLLPAGGAFGWLNNEHTAFWAVMLVTFWRGFGYYMVLYLAGLQSIPAELEEAAVLDGASAWQRFWRVTVPMMKPTILLCSLLSTIAALRVLEEVLVLTNGGPLNSTYTALMYVYSKAFQGFNFDYGLASAAGLVVAAVALLLSLANFRLFRESDGEGGRA; the protein is encoded by the coding sequence ATGCGCGCTTCCTGGCGGGACACCCTGCTCTCCTACGCCTTCCTGGCCCCAGCCCTGGTGCTGCTGACCCTGTTCACCTTCTACCCCCTGGCCTACGGCTCGTATCTGGGCTTTACCGAATACGGCGGCGCCCGCTTCGCGCAGGGACTGGCCCCCAAATGGGTCGGGCTGGAGAACTTCCGTACCCTGCTGGCCGACCCGCTGTTCCTGACCTCGCTGGGCAACAGCCTGAAGTACCTGCTGGTCGTGCCCGCGCTGCAACTCGCCTCGCTGGCGGTGGCGGTCCTGGTGAGCCGTGAGTTGCCCGGCATGGCCTTTTTCCGGGCGGCGTACTACGTGCCGGTCGTGACGAGCGTATCGCTCGCCGCCGTGATGTGGGAGTGGGTCTTTAACCGCGAGGGCACGCTGAACTGGGCGCTGGGAGCGCTGCACCTGCTGCCGGCGGGCGGAGCCTTCGGCTGGCTGAACAATGAGCACACCGCCTTCTGGGCCGTGATGCTCGTGACCTTCTGGCGCGGTTTCGGATACTACATGGTGCTGTATCTGGCGGGCCTCCAGAGCATTCCCGCCGAGCTGGAGGAGGCAGCGGTCCTCGACGGCGCGAGCGCGTGGCAACGCTTCTGGCGCGTGACCGTTCCGATGATGAAACCGACCATCCTGCTGTGTTCGCTGCTCTCGACCATCGCGGCGCTGCGGGTGCTGGAGGAGGTGCTCGTCCTGACCAACGGCGGGCCGCTGAACTCGACCTACACGGCGCTGATGTACGTGTACTCCAAGGCGTTCCAGGGCTTCAACTTCGACTACGGGCTGGCGAGCGCTGCCGGGCTGGTTGTGGCGGCCGTGGCGCTGCTGCTCTCGCTGGCGAACTTCCGGCTCTTCCGCGAGTCGGATGGCGAGGGGGGCCGCGCATGA